From Amphritea atlantica, a single genomic window includes:
- a CDS encoding LysR family transcriptional regulator, with amino-acid sequence MNISNLSSTDLNLLPVLQVLLEERSVTRAAGRLNLTQPAISRNLTRLRELFNDPLFTRTPKGLAPTPRAETLALQLQQSLQDLSQLISPATFIPAAATQNFRLATTDYGTQVLLPPVLKRMRAEAPGVNLEIVPWQENLLQQLDQEGIDLATCTVEDAPAAIHGRGVGSDRFICVVRDDHPLTQLGLSLENYATYPHALITMGGARKGAIDHLLEERGLSRRIALRVPHFVAALAMISQTDLILTVPYGLAVSFAEQYKLKMLPFPMEQKGFTYSIIWHERYMKDPAHIWLRQLVFEELTTTLNELNIGYRV; translated from the coding sequence ATGAATATCAGTAATCTCTCCAGTACCGATCTCAATCTGCTGCCCGTTTTGCAGGTGCTGCTTGAAGAGCGCAGTGTCACCCGGGCGGCGGGCCGGTTAAACCTGACGCAACCGGCCATCAGTCGCAACCTGACACGTCTGAGAGAGCTGTTTAATGATCCCCTGTTCACCCGCACCCCCAAAGGATTAGCTCCCACCCCTCGCGCTGAAACGCTGGCACTTCAGTTGCAGCAATCACTGCAGGATCTGAGTCAACTGATCTCCCCTGCCACCTTCATTCCGGCAGCGGCAACGCAAAATTTCAGACTGGCGACGACGGATTACGGTACCCAGGTATTACTGCCTCCGGTTCTGAAACGGATGCGTGCTGAAGCACCAGGCGTCAATCTGGAGATCGTTCCCTGGCAGGAAAACCTGTTACAGCAGCTGGATCAGGAGGGAATCGATCTGGCCACCTGCACCGTAGAAGATGCTCCGGCAGCGATTCATGGTCGGGGCGTAGGCAGCGACCGGTTTATCTGTGTCGTCAGGGATGACCATCCACTAACACAACTGGGATTGAGTCTGGAGAATTATGCAACATACCCCCATGCGCTGATCACCATGGGTGGTGCACGCAAAGGGGCTATCGATCACTTATTGGAAGAACGGGGACTGAGCCGCCGCATCGCATTAAGAGTGCCGCATTTTGTCGCCGCACTGGCGATGATTTCACAAACGGATCTGATACTGACCGTACCCTATGGTCTGGCGGTCAGTTTTGCCGAACAATATAAATTGAAAATGCTGCCCTTTCCTATGGAGCAGAAAGGCTTTACCTATTCCATCATCTGGCATGAACGTTATATGAAAGATCCGGCCCATATCTGGTTACGACAACTGGTATTCGAAGAACTGACAACCACCCTCAACGAACTGAATATCGGTTACCGGGTTTGA
- a CDS encoding RidA family protein yields MTIERHQIAIRMSRVVVHNNTAYLCGQVAEDRSANILEQTRTMLEKVSELLFSVGSSPEKILSATIYLKDMALFAEMNSVWDSWLPEGFAPARACVEAAMASPELLVEISVIAAVD; encoded by the coding sequence ATGACTATTGAACGCCATCAGATTGCGATCCGTATGAGCCGGGTTGTAGTTCATAATAATACCGCATATCTCTGTGGACAGGTCGCTGAAGACCGCAGTGCAAATATTCTGGAACAGACCCGGACAATGCTGGAAAAGGTATCTGAGCTATTGTTCTCTGTCGGCAGTAGTCCGGAAAAAATCCTCTCAGCGACCATTTATCTTAAGGATATGGCGCTGTTTGCCGAGATGAACTCAGTCTGGGATAGCTGGCTTCCAGAGGGGTTCGCTCCTGCAAGAGCTTGTGTTGAGGCGGCTATGGCAAGCCCCGAATTGTTGGTTGAAATCTCAGTCATCGCTGCGGTTGATTGA
- a CDS encoding FAD-binding oxidoreductase produces the protein MTESVRLNRGSSDVAVIGGGLVGLCIALGIQRQGQQVTVYDEGDIALRASRGNFGLVWVQGKGDNLPAYARITRLSAKLWGGLAEDLTQHTGIDIQLQQRGGLFVCLSESELNSRQQMLEKMAAEHPQGYPFDVLDLQQLRELIPEIGPEVAGATWGPEDGHVNPLYLMRALVSRFELLGGKLVSAGQVRNIISQQSQFVLQSEQGDFSCNKVVLAAGLGNKYLGPMVGIDAPVFPNRGQVLIAERVRPFLNYPTGHVRQTEEGTVQCGDSKEDVGFDTGTTTDVLAQIAHRATTMFPLLKDVNLIRSWGALRIMTPDGNPIYQQSEQYPGAYLVTCHSGVTLAAAHSGPIADWIATGSTDHAIDLEKFHGSRFKF, from the coding sequence ATGACGGAGAGTGTGCGGCTAAACCGTGGCAGCTCTGACGTAGCTGTCATTGGTGGTGGCCTGGTTGGGCTTTGTATCGCATTGGGTATTCAACGGCAGGGGCAGCAGGTCACTGTTTATGATGAAGGCGATATCGCTTTGCGTGCATCACGGGGCAATTTTGGATTGGTTTGGGTGCAGGGGAAAGGCGATAACCTTCCTGCCTATGCCCGGATTACCCGCCTTTCGGCTAAGCTCTGGGGTGGTTTGGCAGAAGATCTGACTCAACATACCGGCATTGATATTCAGCTGCAGCAACGGGGAGGCCTGTTTGTCTGTCTGAGTGAGTCTGAATTGAACAGCAGGCAACAGATGTTGGAAAAAATGGCAGCGGAACATCCACAGGGCTACCCCTTCGACGTACTTGATCTGCAGCAGTTGCGGGAACTGATCCCGGAGATCGGACCGGAAGTAGCAGGCGCAACTTGGGGGCCAGAAGATGGTCATGTTAACCCGCTCTATCTGATGCGGGCGCTGGTTAGTCGGTTTGAGTTACTCGGTGGCAAGCTGGTCAGTGCCGGTCAGGTCAGAAATATTATATCGCAGCAGAGTCAGTTTGTACTGCAGTCTGAACAGGGTGATTTTAGTTGCAATAAAGTAGTACTGGCAGCGGGTTTGGGTAATAAATATCTGGGGCCGATGGTTGGCATAGACGCGCCGGTTTTTCCCAACCGGGGGCAGGTTCTGATTGCTGAAAGAGTACGGCCCTTTTTAAATTACCCCACGGGTCATGTACGTCAGACTGAAGAGGGCACCGTTCAGTGCGGCGACTCAAAAGAGGATGTCGGTTTTGACACCGGTACAACAACGGATGTACTGGCACAGATTGCTCACCGTGCAACAACGATGTTTCCTCTGTTGAAAGATGTGAACCTGATCCGTTCCTGGGGCGCTTTGCGCATCATGACCCCGGATGGCAATCCTATCTATCAGCAGTCGGAACAATACCCCGGGGCGTATCTGGTTACCTGCCACAGCGGTGTCACCCTGGCGGCTGCACATAGTGGCCCTATTGCTGACTGGATTGCGACGGGCAGCACTGACCACGCTATAGATTTGGAGAAGTTTCATGGCAGCAGATTTAAGTTTTAA
- a CDS encoding NADP-dependent oxidoreductase: MYIESNREIHLVNRPQGMPVNADFNLVSKPVPVLNEGEVLIKNLWLSVDPYMRGRMVERASYIEPFALNEALSGGAVGEVVESRHPQFPVGSMVSSMNGWREYFTSAGSDLQLLPQTAIAEQAFLSVLGMTGMTAYTGLLKIAELKEGDRVFVSAASGAVGAMVCQIAKLKGCYVAGSVGSDEKARYLLEELGVDAVVNYKTTTDLQSSIADACPEGIDVYFENVGGEHLEAVLNLMNDHGRIAVCGMIEQYNATSPQPGPANLAQIIIKKLKIEGFIVFEHWDGYPEFIEQMMQWIAAGQISWKETVFEGIEQTTDAFIGLFNGQNMGKMLVKLG, encoded by the coding sequence ATGTATATTGAATCAAATCGCGAAATTCATCTGGTGAATCGCCCGCAGGGCATGCCGGTCAACGCGGACTTCAATCTGGTGAGCAAACCTGTTCCGGTGTTGAACGAGGGAGAGGTCTTAATTAAAAACCTGTGGCTCTCGGTTGATCCCTATATGCGTGGCCGGATGGTTGAGCGTGCCAGCTATATTGAGCCATTTGCCCTGAACGAGGCGCTCAGTGGCGGCGCAGTGGGTGAAGTGGTTGAATCCCGTCATCCCCAGTTTCCGGTCGGTAGTATGGTTTCCAGCATGAATGGCTGGCGCGAATACTTCACCTCAGCGGGTAGCGATCTGCAGTTGCTACCGCAAACTGCGATTGCTGAGCAGGCATTTCTCAGTGTACTGGGGATGACCGGTATGACGGCTTATACCGGTCTGCTTAAAATTGCGGAACTTAAAGAGGGCGACAGGGTATTTGTATCCGCGGCATCTGGTGCTGTCGGTGCGATGGTCTGTCAGATTGCTAAACTTAAAGGCTGCTATGTGGCGGGAAGCGTTGGTTCAGATGAAAAAGCCCGCTATCTGCTTGAAGAGCTGGGCGTTGACGCTGTGGTTAATTACAAAACCACAACCGATCTGCAGAGCAGTATTGCTGATGCATGCCCTGAAGGGATCGATGTCTATTTCGAAAATGTGGGTGGTGAACACCTTGAAGCTGTACTAAACCTTATGAACGATCATGGCCGGATTGCCGTGTGCGGGATGATTGAGCAATACAATGCCACATCGCCGCAGCCGGGTCCGGCTAACCTGGCGCAGATCATCATTAAAAAACTGAAAATAGAGGGCTTTATCGTCTTTGAACACTGGGATGGCTATCCGGAATTTATTGAGCAGATGATGCAGTGGATTGCTGCAGGGCAGATCAGTTGGAAAGAGACTGTCTTCGAAGGTATCGAGCAAACCACTGACGCCTTTATCGGACTGTTTAACGGACAAAATATGGGCAAGATGCTGGTTAAGCTTGGCTGA
- a CDS encoding (2Fe-2S)-binding protein: protein MAADLSFNRLPCNERAEIEITVEGQTVIALEGETVAAAVMYAGLRPTRTTPVSGSGRAPYCMMGVCFECLMNIDGKPNTQACMTEVHKGMVISVQQGAREVGGDSI, encoded by the coding sequence ATGGCAGCAGATTTAAGTTTTAACCGCTTGCCCTGTAATGAGAGGGCTGAGATTGAGATTACTGTAGAGGGGCAAACAGTGATTGCTCTGGAAGGTGAAACTGTTGCCGCTGCAGTTATGTATGCAGGCCTCAGACCCACTCGTACGACACCGGTAAGTGGCTCCGGCAGAGCGCCCTATTGCATGATGGGCGTCTGTTTCGAATGTCTTATGAATATTGATGGTAAACCCAATACTCAGGCCTGTATGACGGAGGTCCATAAAGGGATGGTAATCAGTGTTCAGCAGGGGGCCCGAGAGGTAGGCGGAGACAGCATATGA
- a CDS encoding ABC transporter permease — protein MALPSYAGPLETFWYYAFRIFCGVVFIFLISPLLIIIPLSFNVEPYFSFTEGMLAFDPDAYSLRWYEEFFGSERWMNAIQNTFIVAVCSTILSMILGTLAALGLSRSELPFKGMIMGFLISPMIVPLIISAAGMFFFYSSLGISQSYLGLILAHTALGTPFVVITVTATLSGFDYNLVRAAASLGATPTYAFFKVTVPLILTGVISGGLFALMTSVDEVVVAIFIAGAEQRTVPMQMWAGIREQISPTILAVATLLVCMSILLLSTVEYLRRRSETIRGITPH, from the coding sequence ATGGCCCTTCCATCCTATGCAGGCCCTCTGGAAACATTCTGGTACTACGCTTTTCGTATTTTTTGCGGAGTGGTATTCATTTTCCTGATTTCACCCCTGCTCATTATTATTCCATTGTCATTCAATGTTGAGCCCTACTTCAGTTTTACCGAAGGTATGCTGGCATTTGACCCGGATGCCTATTCGCTACGCTGGTATGAGGAGTTCTTTGGCAGTGAGCGCTGGATGAATGCGATTCAGAACACCTTTATCGTCGCCGTTTGTTCCACCATTCTGTCGATGATTCTGGGTACCCTCGCAGCACTGGGTCTGAGTCGTTCAGAACTGCCGTTTAAAGGCATGATCATGGGCTTTTTGATCTCCCCGATGATTGTGCCTCTGATCATATCCGCAGCGGGCATGTTCTTTTTCTATTCATCGCTGGGAATATCGCAGAGCTATCTCGGCCTGATTCTGGCACACACTGCGCTGGGTACCCCCTTTGTCGTTATCACTGTGACGGCAACCCTGAGCGGCTTTGATTACAACTTAGTCAGGGCTGCAGCTAGCCTGGGCGCCACCCCGACCTATGCCTTCTTTAAAGTCACTGTGCCACTGATTTTAACCGGTGTAATCTCGGGAGGCCTGTTCGCACTGATGACTTCGGTTGATGAAGTGGTGGTTGCGATCTTTATCGCCGGCGCCGAGCAACGGACAGTGCCCATGCAGATGTGGGCGGGTATTCGTGAGCAGATCAGCCCGACGATTCTGGCCGTGGCAACCCTGCTGGTATGTATGTCGATACTGCTACTGAGTACCGTAGAATATCTGCGGCGTAGATCTGAAACCATTCGGGGTATTACCCCGCACTGA
- a CDS encoding TRAP transporter large permease: MVEIALLAFAVLVILLSLGVPLPYCFGAGLMVMALIGEATFKGMMLWGFSQLTNPVLLAIPLFVFAGTIMSVSGIAASLLKFVNVFVGRIRGGLGVVASISCAIIGAISGSGLTGIAAIGPLLIPEMERKGYPRAYATALIANSSILGLLIPPSVTMIVYGWVTETSILASFLATLGPGLLIMLNFAIVNLVMARKFPLVMDDKASFSETVKLAGNNTVHAIPALLMPVIILGGIYGGIMTPTEAAAVAVIYALPVGFMIYKGLTWKKFLEAGKESATAVGAILIMILFSLMLSQIFVMEDIPQALVESIFELTQDKTTLLILVTLFLFAIGMVVNDITAIILTAPLLMPLMNALGVSPIQFAAIMGVTTAMGGVTPPYASILYLGARIGNVKFTEVIKPAMILLLFGYLPVVVMVLVWPELSEYIPAMLGY; the protein is encoded by the coding sequence ATGGTTGAGATAGCACTGTTAGCGTTTGCCGTATTAGTTATTCTGCTGAGCCTAGGTGTGCCACTGCCATACTGTTTTGGTGCAGGTTTGATGGTGATGGCTCTGATTGGCGAAGCCACTTTCAAGGGCATGATGCTGTGGGGTTTTAGTCAACTGACCAATCCAGTACTGCTGGCGATCCCACTGTTTGTTTTTGCTGGCACGATTATGAGTGTCAGTGGTATCGCCGCGAGTTTGCTGAAGTTTGTAAACGTTTTTGTGGGACGCATTCGGGGTGGACTGGGGGTTGTCGCTTCCATTAGCTGTGCCATTATCGGGGCGATCTCCGGTAGTGGCCTGACAGGTATTGCGGCGATCGGACCACTGCTGATTCCTGAAATGGAGCGCAAGGGATATCCCCGCGCTTATGCGACAGCATTGATTGCTAACTCTTCCATTCTGGGGCTGCTAATCCCACCCAGTGTCACCATGATTGTGTATGGCTGGGTCACTGAAACCTCTATTCTGGCGAGCTTTTTGGCAACGCTGGGGCCGGGCCTGCTGATCATGCTTAACTTTGCCATCGTCAATCTGGTTATGGCGCGAAAGTTTCCACTGGTGATGGATGACAAGGCCTCTTTTAGCGAGACAGTTAAGCTGGCGGGAAATAACACCGTCCATGCGATTCCGGCGCTGCTTATGCCGGTGATTATTCTTGGCGGTATTTACGGTGGCATTATGACGCCGACCGAAGCTGCTGCGGTCGCCGTAATCTACGCGCTACCAGTCGGTTTTATGATCTATAAGGGGCTGACCTGGAAAAAGTTTCTTGAAGCCGGAAAGGAGTCTGCTACAGCGGTCGGGGCCATTCTGATTATGATTCTGTTCAGCTTGATGCTGAGTCAGATCTTCGTCATGGAAGATATTCCTCAGGCACTGGTTGAATCAATCTTTGAGCTGACTCAGGACAAAACAACCCTGCTGATTCTGGTAACCCTGTTTCTCTTCGCCATCGGAATGGTGGTAAATGATATCACCGCAATCATTCTGACCGCACCGTTGCTGATGCCACTGATGAACGCGCTGGGGGTCAGCCCAATTCAGTTTGCTGCAATTATGGGGGTGACCACTGCGATGGGGGGCGTGACGCCGCCGTATGCCAGCATCCTCTATCTGGGTGCCCGGATCGGTAATGTGAAATTTACCGAGGTGATTAAGCCCGCCATGATTTTGCTGCTGTTCGGTTATCTGCCGGTGGTGGTGATGGTGCTGGTCTGGCCTGAGCTATCCGAATATATCCCTGCGATGTTGGGTTACTAA
- a CDS encoding FAD-dependent oxidoreductase: MTGLEQYDLVIIGAGPAGMAAAREAGEAGLNTLILDEQPRAGGQIYRNIGRPILRDRSILGNDYYVGESLLAGLTHSLVTHIVNATVWEVTADNTLYYSAEGVSRQVRFKKLLLATGAQERPVPFDGWTLPGVMTCGAAQILLKSSGLTPAEPLVIAGSGPLLLLIACQLIRTDARIEAIVDTTPACNYGQAFKEIGGAIKGWRYLLKGMRMLNEVRRSGVKYYKSATELRAEPGGDGNLASVSFRKGNILHQLDCKTLLVHQGVVPNTQLGRAIGLEHQWDEVQQCWKPTLSENGCSSHPDIFIAGDSAGIGGAMVAEIQGRLVARWIVHQLGGTERRDPGIDSLRKELIDQLAIRPFLDHLYRPLDMFLKPQGETIVCRCEEVSAAEIRGLVKQGCIGPNQTKAFCRSGMGPCQGRQCGATVTTLLADELGKSPVEVGYYNIRFPIKPVSLGELAGLNQTRSVKAQTDQTTARN, encoded by the coding sequence ATGACAGGTTTAGAGCAATATGATCTGGTGATTATCGGTGCCGGGCCTGCGGGCATGGCCGCTGCCCGGGAAGCGGGTGAAGCCGGACTCAATACCCTGATATTGGATGAACAACCCCGGGCGGGTGGACAGATATACAGAAATATTGGTCGGCCAATACTGCGCGATCGTTCGATTCTGGGCAACGATTACTATGTAGGTGAGTCGCTTTTAGCGGGATTAACTCACTCGTTGGTGACTCATATCGTCAATGCTACGGTATGGGAAGTGACCGCAGATAACACTCTGTACTATTCAGCAGAAGGGGTTAGTCGCCAGGTTCGTTTCAAAAAATTACTGCTGGCGACCGGGGCACAGGAGCGTCCGGTACCCTTTGATGGCTGGACACTGCCTGGTGTGATGACCTGTGGGGCAGCGCAGATATTATTGAAATCGTCTGGTCTGACTCCGGCAGAGCCGCTGGTGATAGCTGGCAGCGGTCCGCTGTTATTGTTGATCGCCTGCCAACTGATCAGAACCGATGCCAGAATCGAAGCTATTGTAGACACGACACCGGCCTGTAATTACGGACAGGCGTTTAAGGAGATCGGTGGCGCGATCAAAGGCTGGCGTTATCTGCTTAAAGGGATGCGGATGCTCAACGAAGTCCGCCGTAGTGGAGTTAAATACTACAAGAGTGCAACTGAATTACGTGCTGAACCGGGAGGTGACGGTAATCTTGCGTCGGTCAGTTTTCGCAAGGGCAATATTCTGCATCAACTGGACTGCAAAACATTACTGGTTCATCAGGGGGTAGTTCCTAATACTCAGTTGGGCCGGGCGATCGGACTGGAACACCAATGGGATGAAGTGCAGCAGTGCTGGAAGCCGACCCTCTCTGAAAATGGTTGCAGCAGCCATCCGGATATCTTTATTGCCGGAGACTCTGCCGGTATTGGAGGCGCAATGGTCGCTGAGATTCAGGGGCGCCTTGTTGCCAGGTGGATCGTGCATCAATTAGGTGGGACAGAGAGACGTGATCCGGGGATAGATTCTTTGCGAAAAGAACTGATTGATCAGCTCGCGATACGTCCTTTTCTGGATCACCTTTACCGTCCTCTGGATATGTTCCTGAAGCCGCAAGGGGAAACTATTGTTTGCCGGTGTGAAGAAGTTAGTGCCGCTGAAATTCGGGGGCTTGTAAAACAGGGTTGTATCGGACCGAACCAGACCAAGGCCTTTTGTCGTTCGGGTATGGGGCCTTGTCAGGGACGCCAGTGCGGTGCAACAGTGACTACCTTACTGGCAGATGAACTGGGTAAAAGCCCTGTAGAGGTTGGCTATTACAATATCCGCTTCCCTATTAAACCGGTTTCATTAGGTGAGCTGGCTGGTCTTAATCAGACGCGCTCTGTTAAGGCACAGACAGATCAGACTACCGCTAGAAATTAA
- the dctP gene encoding TRAP transporter substrate-binding protein DctP, with translation MFTSLSKKLVLAASLSLATLGVAEAATLKLSHVRPQGTAIDKDAAQFAEAVKAATDGKLKVKLYPANALGDYTVVQERVGLGAVDMAVQPIASSVDKRFQIVSLPYMAQDWADAQKKFGPGSVMRNTVSDLYKQQGIKVLGAWPVYFGGVALNKDVEGAADADVSKAAKVRVPPIKVFQLLADNLGYIGSPLPFSEAFTAVQTGVVDGVIGSGAEGYYASFRDVTKYYVPINTHFEVWYLLINEERFNDLKADQQQAVAQAALEFENRRWETAEKDQAANEQRLVDAGATIVKVTPEQLAATAAKVKQNVWPEIVNDIGKEWADKILKAAMAE, from the coding sequence ATGTTTACTTCACTGTCTAAAAAGCTTGTTCTGGCCGCTTCTTTATCGCTGGCTACTCTGGGTGTAGCTGAAGCTGCAACCCTAAAACTGTCCCATGTTCGCCCTCAGGGAACGGCGATTGATAAGGATGCAGCACAGTTTGCCGAAGCAGTTAAAGCGGCAACCGATGGCAAGCTTAAAGTTAAGCTGTACCCGGCAAACGCTCTGGGTGACTACACCGTTGTTCAGGAACGTGTGGGGTTGGGAGCCGTGGATATGGCGGTTCAGCCAATCGCATCCAGCGTTGATAAGCGTTTCCAGATCGTTTCTTTACCCTATATGGCTCAGGACTGGGCGGACGCACAAAAGAAATTCGGCCCCGGTTCTGTGATGCGAAATACGGTCTCTGATCTGTATAAACAGCAGGGCATCAAGGTGTTGGGTGCGTGGCCTGTTTATTTTGGTGGTGTTGCGCTGAACAAAGATGTTGAGGGTGCTGCGGATGCCGATGTCAGCAAAGCCGCGAAAGTACGTGTACCACCGATCAAGGTATTCCAGTTATTGGCGGATAATCTGGGTTATATCGGTTCACCCCTGCCGTTTTCCGAAGCGTTTACCGCGGTTCAGACCGGCGTTGTTGATGGCGTAATTGGTTCGGGTGCTGAGGGTTACTACGCTTCTTTTCGTGATGTGACTAAATACTATGTGCCTATCAATACTCACTTCGAAGTCTGGTATCTGTTGATTAACGAAGAGCGCTTCAATGATCTTAAAGCTGATCAGCAGCAGGCTGTTGCTCAGGCGGCTCTTGAGTTTGAAAACCGTCGTTGGGAAACCGCAGAAAAAGATCAGGCTGCCAACGAACAGCGTCTGGTTGATGCTGGCGCAACGATCGTTAAGGTGACGCCGGAACAATTGGCAGCGACTGCTGCAAAGGTTAAGCAGAACGTATGGCCGGAAATTGTGAACGATATCGGTAAAGAGTGGGCAGACAAGATTCTGAAAGCCGCAATGGCTGAATAA
- a CDS encoding type 1 glutamine amidotransferase domain-containing protein has product MNILFVLTSHDALGDTGEKTGFWIEEFAAPYYVFADAGADITLASPTGGQPPIDPKSALEDFQTEDTRRFDQDAVLQQKLATTLKLSDISADDYDAVFYPGGHGPMWDLTNDQNSIELIESFSRQGKLISAVCHAPSVLLNTKNAQGEPLVKNRKVTGFTNTEEAAVGLTDVVPFLLEDELKKRGGLYSQGADWAPYAVEDGLLITGQNPASSSLVAKAVLARLNK; this is encoded by the coding sequence ATGAATATTTTATTTGTACTGACTTCGCACGATGCACTGGGTGATACCGGTGAAAAAACGGGCTTCTGGATTGAGGAGTTTGCTGCACCCTATTATGTTTTTGCTGATGCGGGGGCAGATATCACGCTGGCGTCACCGACAGGCGGGCAGCCACCAATCGATCCAAAAAGTGCTCTGGAAGATTTTCAGACGGAGGACACCCGTCGGTTTGACCAGGATGCCGTGTTGCAGCAGAAGCTTGCGACTACCCTGAAACTTAGCGATATATCAGCTGATGACTATGATGCGGTCTTTTACCCGGGTGGCCATGGGCCGATGTGGGATCTGACCAATGATCAGAACTCTATTGAACTGATTGAGTCTTTTTCTCGTCAGGGTAAGCTGATATCAGCAGTCTGTCATGCTCCCAGCGTATTGTTGAATACCAAAAATGCTCAGGGAGAGCCGCTGGTTAAAAATCGTAAAGTGACCGGTTTTACTAACACTGAAGAAGCAGCGGTGGGGCTGACGGACGTTGTTCCCTTCCTGCTGGAGGATGAGCTAAAAAAACGGGGTGGCTTATACAGCCAGGGAGCTGACTGGGCGCCTTATGCGGTTGAAGATGGCCTGTTGATTACCGGACAAAACCCGGCTTCATCATCGCTGGTGGCGAAGGCTGTGCTGGCCCGGTTGAATAAGTAG
- a CDS encoding ABC transporter permease has translation MMANTVEAEGQLTPDEQKRLTADMHRSLRRKKIRAVFLVAPLLIFIMVTFVSPIATMLFRSVDNPQVSEYMPNTTAALAAWDADSNELPDETTYAALVEDLVVGRENHTIGKAATRLNYEKSQMRSLLTGTARKAGRLDPPYKEQLIKINAGWGDIDNWRVIKRESAPYTLSYYIAAFDMETTPSGEIKMLPEQQRVYLKMLWRTVWMSLLITALTLILGYPVSYLLASLPMGIANTLMILVLLPFWTSLLVRTSSWIALLQGQGVINDVLVWFGLVGDDNRLSMIYNATGTVITMTHILLPFMILPLYSVMKTIPPSYMRAARSLGATPFTAFFKVYLPQSVPGISAGAILVFILAIGYYITPALVGGQTGQFIGNMIAYHMQSSLNWGLAAALGVVLLALVLGIYALYSRLFGSNNQMTLR, from the coding sequence ATGATGGCAAATACTGTCGAGGCCGAAGGCCAATTAACCCCGGACGAGCAGAAACGCTTAACAGCAGATATGCATCGTTCACTGCGCCGCAAGAAGATCCGGGCAGTGTTTCTGGTTGCACCACTGCTTATCTTTATCATGGTCACTTTTGTCTCACCAATCGCGACGATGCTGTTCCGTTCGGTAGATAACCCGCAAGTATCAGAATACATGCCGAATACGACTGCAGCGTTAGCGGCCTGGGATGCTGATAGCAACGAGCTGCCGGACGAGACAACCTATGCTGCACTGGTAGAAGACCTGGTCGTGGGACGTGAAAACCACACCATAGGTAAAGCGGCTACCCGGCTAAATTATGAAAAGAGCCAGATGCGCAGCCTGCTCACCGGTACCGCACGTAAAGCTGGCAGACTCGATCCTCCCTATAAAGAACAACTGATCAAAATTAATGCTGGCTGGGGCGATATTGATAACTGGCGTGTGATAAAACGCGAGTCCGCCCCCTATACCCTCTCTTATTACATCGCCGCATTTGATATGGAAACAACACCTTCGGGTGAAATCAAAATGCTGCCGGAACAACAGCGTGTCTATCTGAAAATGCTCTGGCGTACTGTATGGATGTCTCTGTTAATCACCGCACTGACTCTCATTCTCGGCTATCCGGTTTCCTATCTGCTGGCTTCACTGCCAATGGGAATAGCGAACACGCTGATGATTCTGGTGTTACTGCCCTTCTGGACTTCGCTGCTGGTACGAACATCATCATGGATAGCGCTGCTTCAGGGTCAGGGCGTGATCAATGACGTTCTGGTGTGGTTTGGTCTGGTAGGTGACGATAATCGCCTCAGTATGATCTATAACGCGACGGGTACGGTGATCACCATGACCCATATCCTGCTGCCGTTTATGATTCTGCCACTCTACTCCGTGATGAAAACCATACCACCGAGCTATATGCGTGCAGCACGCTCTTTGGGTGCGACGCCGTTCACGGCTTTTTTCAAGGTTTATCTGCCTCAATCAGTTCCCGGCATCTCTGCCGGAGCTATTCTGGTCTTTATCCTGGCGATCGGCTACTACATCACGCCGGCACTGGTGGGTGGTCAGACAGGTCAGTTTATCGGCAATATGATCGCCTATCATATGCAGAGCTCACTGAACTGGGGCCTTGCCGCAGCGTTAGGCGTCGTACTTCTGGCGCTTGTGTTAGGAATTTATGCCCTTTACAGCCGTCTTTTCGGCAGTAACAATCAGATGACTTTGAGGTAA